Proteins encoded in a region of the Streptomyces sp. NBC_00513 genome:
- a CDS encoding MFS transporter, which translates to MISPKMWWTQNVPRSATQRRFVLASLIDSAGTGVHFTIFPLYLILIVHISAVQVGTGLLLASLVGMLMNIPVGRACDLVGPRAVLALGYAAQALVAGLLILIRDVVAFTLLVTLGKVASQAVRLGRNVLVAGAGGDQRNVLRAQMNASSNIGLAAGMGISAIILVDASPAAFEVGFLINCASFVSAAVVQCWAKVPAKVPATAPRDRAGGRVRAALKDVKYCSVGLLNGLLGFHQQVFFLGLPLWIAAHGGVPRSLTSLVFFVNFVLTVLLQVRASSTVHNYRDALGAWRKSGLWLALGFGILAAFSHSSPWLVALAVVVMGTLLTFGEIWYGAAEFELSVALAPRTSLGLYQGVFELGSDAFAMAGPLLATLVCVSMGQAGWATLALVYLAFALLAPRVVEWAARGREQAEQPLDQAVTAPGAGAAA; encoded by the coding sequence ATGATTTCACCAAAGATGTGGTGGACCCAGAACGTTCCGCGCTCCGCTACTCAGCGCAGGTTCGTTCTGGCCAGTCTTATTGACAGCGCGGGTACGGGGGTCCACTTCACGATCTTCCCTCTCTACCTCATCCTTATCGTCCACATCTCCGCCGTGCAGGTCGGCACCGGGCTGCTCCTGGCGAGCCTCGTCGGGATGCTGATGAACATCCCGGTCGGCAGGGCCTGCGACCTCGTAGGGCCGCGAGCAGTGCTGGCGCTCGGCTATGCCGCTCAGGCGCTGGTGGCCGGTCTCCTCATCCTCATCAGGGATGTGGTGGCGTTCACCCTGCTGGTCACGCTCGGCAAAGTTGCGTCCCAGGCGGTGCGCCTGGGACGCAACGTATTGGTGGCCGGCGCGGGAGGCGACCAGCGCAACGTCCTACGCGCACAGATGAACGCGTCGTCCAATATCGGTCTCGCCGCGGGGATGGGAATCAGCGCGATCATCCTGGTCGACGCCTCGCCGGCCGCCTTCGAGGTCGGCTTCCTGATCAACTGCGCCAGCTTCGTGTCGGCGGCCGTGGTCCAGTGCTGGGCCAAGGTCCCTGCCAAGGTCCCTGCCACGGCACCGCGCGACCGGGCCGGAGGGCGGGTGCGCGCCGCGCTCAAGGACGTCAAGTACTGCTCGGTCGGCCTGCTCAACGGTCTTCTGGGCTTCCACCAGCAGGTGTTCTTCCTGGGCCTTCCACTGTGGATCGCCGCGCACGGCGGTGTACCGCGCTCGCTCACGTCGCTGGTGTTCTTCGTGAACTTCGTACTCACCGTGCTCCTGCAGGTGCGTGCTTCCTCCACTGTCCACAACTATCGCGACGCCCTGGGTGCCTGGAGGAAGTCCGGCCTGTGGCTGGCGCTCGGGTTCGGAATACTGGCCGCCTTCTCGCATTCCTCTCCCTGGCTGGTGGCCTTGGCCGTTGTCGTCATGGGAACGCTCCTCACCTTCGGCGAGATCTGGTACGGGGCCGCGGAGTTCGAGCTGTCGGTGGCGCTGGCCCCGCGTACCAGCCTCGGCCTATACCAAGGGGTCTTCGAACTCGGCTCGGACGCGTTCGCGATGGCAGGACCGCTCCTCGCCACGCTCGTGTGCGTCTCCATGGGACAGGCGGGTTGGGCCACTCTCGCCTTGGTGTATCTGGCCTTCGCCCTCCTGGCTCCACGCGTCGTCGAATGGGCTGCTCGTGGCAGAGAGCAGGCGGAACAGCCCCTGGACCAAGCGGTGACGGCCCCAGGCGCGGGAGCGGCCGCGTGA